ACACCGGTCATCGACCGGGCGCTCCAAAATGTTTGTCAGCGAAGTCGAGGAAAACCCTCCAGTCGTCTTTGGTCATCGAATGTTTGCCCGGGCGGATATAATATCCAAGCGTGCTATCGACCAGCTTTCCGACCTCGGGCATTTGAGTCGCATCCAGGCCACCGGCCTGGAGCAGGCGATAGACGGGCTCCGCAGCCTGGAGCATTTCAAACTGACCCGGTGGATTCGCCCAGGTGTCTTCAGTCGCGTTCGGCAGAAGAACAGGACGCGGAGCACACAGAGCAATCAAGGAGTGTTGATCGAACGGCAATTTGTCCGGCTGCTCGTTGAAATTCTTGAACTCGGCATTGAACCAATGCGGAAAATGGTCGTTGATCTGCTTCACAGATTCGCCGATTTTGCCCCGACTTGGCGCCGTGCCGCCGCAGCCGGCCTGGAGCGGTATCGCCAGTGCGATTCGCTCGTCAAACGCCGCCGCGACCAGGGCCGCTTTGCCGTTGCGCGAGTGTCCCACGACTGCGATTTCTTTCGGGTCGATCGACTTGTCGGTTACCAGGTAGTCCACGGCGCGTGACACACCCCAGGCCCA
This DNA window, taken from Candidatus Angelobacter sp., encodes the following:
- a CDS encoding acetylxylan esterase, yielding WAWGVSRAVDYLVTDKSIDPKEIAVVGHSRNGKAALVAAAFDERIALAIPLQAGCGGTAPSRGKIGESVKQINDHFPHWFNAEFKNFNEQPDKLPFDQHSLIALCAPRPVLLPNATEDTWANPPGQFEMLQAAEPVYRLLQAGGLDATQMPEVGKLVDSTLGYYIRPGKHSMTKDDWRVFLDFADKHFGAPGR